A stretch of DNA from Sphingomonas sp. SORGH_AS_0879:
GGAAAGAAGGTCGTCATCACGTGACATTAGCAATTGCGGCAGCGCTGGCTTCCGGACACTGTATGAAAAAACGACCAGCCTGTCCCACTTATTTTATCAGGACACTTTAGCGATGAAAGCTGACCCGTCAGGGGCCGAGGGCAACAAGGTACAGCGCATCGTCCAGGCGGTCAGAGACGCAATGGCTGATGGCGGCCTCACACCTGGCCAGCGCTTGCCCTCGATACGGGGCATGGCCGCCGAGCATGGTGTCAGCCGCGACACCGTACAGCGCGCGTATGACAAGCTGGTGGCCGGTGGAAACATCCATCCGCGGCGCGGGGCTGGCTTTTACGTCGCCGTCACGACGACGCCACCCACTCGCAACAAAACGCTGCGGACTGTCGACCTCGACGCCTTCCAGCTGATCCATTCTGATCTGCCGCCCGATCATGTCCCGGGAAGCGGATTGCTGCATCACGATGATGCCTCGGTCGACGAGCTTGCCCGTGTGCTCAAGGGGGCAGCGACCTTAGGCAAGCGGCTGGGCCGATATGGCGACCCGGCGGGCTATCCGCCGCTCCGCGAGGAGTTGCAGAATAAGCTGCGGATGGAGGGCGTCGATGCTCCGATCGATTCGATCATGACGGTTCCGGGCTGCATCGCCGGCTTGACCTTGTTCATCCGCTCGTTCGTGCGGTACCGGACGCCGGTCCTCATCGAGGATCCGTCGTCCTTCGCGCATGAGGCGGCATTGCTGGCGCAAGGGGCGGAAATCTACCGTATCCCGCGTGAGGCGGACGGTCCGAACCTGGAAGTGCTGCGCCTGATGTGCGAGCGCCACCGCCCTAAAATGTTTCTGCTGTCATCGCTGCTTCAGAATCCGACGGGCACCAGCATCTCGTTGCACAAGGCACGAAAGCTGCTCGAGATTGCGGCTGAGTTCGATATGGCGCTGGTCGACGACGCCAGTTACGCCGATTTGGCGCCAGCGACCGATGGTCGCCCTGCGGTGCCCCTGATCCTGCTGGATCAGTTGGAGCATGTGATCCACATCGGCGGCTGCTCCCAAATCCTCGCGCCGGAGATAGGCGTTGGCTATATCGTTGCGGGTGAACGCTTCATGCCGTTGTTGCGCGTCTTCCGGCCCGTCCAAGGCCTTGGAAACATGCTGATCCCCGAGCGTGTTCTCTATCGTTTCCTTCACGACGGACTTTATCGCCGACGTTGCGAACGGATACGATCCCAGCTGTTGCGCCGTGGCGTCACGCTGCGCCATTTGCTGGCATCAACGCCGGTCAAGCCAGCACAGCCGACGGCGACCGGCGGCACTTTCCTGTGGGCTAATCTCGGCGAAGGCAATGATTCACGCCATGTCGCCAAACAGATGCTGGCCAAGGGCTATCTAACTGCGCCAGGGTCTCATTTCCTGATGCCAAAGATGGGCCGACCGTTCATGCGTTTCAACGTTACGACCACCACGCCCGCCGCGATCGACGCACTAGTCGCCTGCCTAACGAACCTATAGCAGTGTTTCTGCGATAACAGCTCAGCTTCATCGTTTGATGGTCGCGATCAAAGCGTAGGGCTTAATTTATAAATTACAGGTCAATCAATATAAAAATGCTTAAATGACGGACCAAGCGCTCGCTACCGATAATACCAATTTGACTGCGCCATTTATGACAGTCCATGGCGCCTGAAAGAACGTCTGAAATTGAGGACGAATAACGGTGTAAAAAGGATTTCTTTGCGGGTCATCCCGCCAACCGTGATTAAGCTGAAGTTCACTGGAAGCAAATTATCAATCGCTAGGCGCACGAATATTTCCGCCGAGGCATCCGCAAAGGTTGGATTGCTCAACATGCGAATGTCGGCTCTTGTCAAAAGCTGACATTTTGTGATTCTTTGAGGAACGACCGCTATGTCCCAGCGGCGGCCGTCTTCACTCCATTGCGGAGCAGATGAACGAACAAAGGCTGGCGGCGTGGTTCCTGCGACTGATGAGCCGGCTGGATGTCAGGGCACAACGCGACCAACGCCGCTTGCAAAACGAAATCAGCGTGCCGTATGTTGTCTCTACGATAGAGGTACACAGGTGGTACAAAGTCGCAAATCTCGGCACGGCTAAGCGTATAATAGATAAACCTAATTTTTCTTTATGACGCCTCCCGTAGGGGTCACCATCCTCGCATCGAGGCGCGGAAATCCAGGATTTACGCCAGCTTCACCGTCCGCAGGTATAGCGAACGGGTATAGAAGCGCATGGTGCAGATGATCACACCCTGGAAACATCCCCAGACCGGCATCTACTATCTCTACAAGGAACTGCCGCCGCATCTGCGGGGCGAGATGGGCCGGCGTCAGGTCCGGCGCTCGCTCAAGACGCGCGATCCGGCCGAGGCCAAGCGGCTCTTCGTCCTGGCCCATGCCGAGCTCGAACAGGAGATGGCCGCCGCCGAAGCGCGGATCGCCGCGCAGAAGGTCGCCGACGAAATCTCGCCCGAGCGGGCCAAGATCATCGTCGACGACTTCATCCGCGACCGGCATTCGTCGGGTCGATGGTCACGCTGGCCCACGCTGGGCCTCGTCTGGTGGCTGGAGGACACCGCGCGCCGTGTCTTCAACACCGACTTTCCCCTCGCCGGGCTACCGATGGACGACAGTCCGGAAGCACTGGCTGCGAAGCGTGGCGAGCCTGTGCCCGGCGACTGCTGGCTCGACGTGGTCCGTATGTACCCGCCGGCGGAATGGCTGAAAGCCAGCGGCATGGTTCTGGCCGACGTGTTCGAGGACCAGGACCCGCCGATTAAGCGGATCCCGGCCAACGAACTCCTTATCATGCAGGCGTGGAACGCCCGCGTCCTGGAGGATAATGACCGCCTTCGCGCCGACGTCGCTGCACCCCGCCGCATCGCCGTCAAGCCGCGATTGCGACCGGACCTCCGCTTCCGCGAGTTGCTGCAGCTGTGGAACAAGGAGAACGCGCCGAGGCCGCAGTCCTATGTCGAGGTGGAGCGCGCGACCGAGGATCTGATCGACTATCTCGGTGACATCCCGGTCGAATCCTTCACCTCCGATATGCTGATGGACTATCGCGACGAGGCAAAGAATCTGCCCGCGACCATGCCGCGCGCGGACCGCGCCCTGCCCTTCAACGAGCGCCTGGCGCGCCATGCGCATAGCGGCACGCCGCGCGTCAGTCCGCCGACGCTGAAGAAACGGATCGGATCGATCCAGGCGCTGCTCAGCTTCGCGCATCAGCAGCGCTGGATTTCCCAGAACGTCGGTACCGGGGTCAAGATCACCGGCTTCAGCCGTGTGGCGCGCGGTCGGCGCAGCTTCATGCCCGGCGAACTGGCGCAGCTGTTCGCCTCCGATCTGTTCCTGCGGCCGGAGCGCCTGCTCGACCGCCGCACCGACGTCAGCGACGTGACGCTCTACTGGCTGTTCCTGCTCGGCCTCACCTCCGGTGCCCGGCTCGAGGAAGTCGGACAGGCGCGCGTCCAGGACGTGAAGGCCGATGGCGGGATCCTCTACATCGACATCGACGACCTGATGGATGCCGAGGCCGATCCGAACCTGCCCGAGAAAAGCGTGAAGACCTCGGGCTCGCGGCGGATCATCCCGATCCACGAGCATGTCCTGACTGTTTCCGGATCTTCGCCCCAGCACCTTCGGCAAGCTGACCAAGGAGGCCAGCCGCCGGCTCAACCGCTACATCAATGCCGTCGTCAGTACGGATGCGCGGCTGGTCTTCCACTCGCTGCGCCACCGCTTCAAGGACGAGGGGCGCGGCGCCGATGTGCAGGAGCGCGTGCTCGATCAGCTGTGCGGCCATGTCCCCGCGACGGTTGGCGGTCGCTACGGTGAAGGCGCCGACCTTCAGGCGCTGAAACGCAGCCTCGATCGACTTCGGTTCGACTCCGTCGATTGGACCCGACTACGTACGGCAACTGGCACGATCTCCTGGGCTGATGTCGTCCCCGAGATCGTCCTCCGGGTGAAGGCGAACGCGAGGAAGGGCAAATGAGCGACGATCATCGTAATCGCCTGAGCGTCTATATCGCCTTCGCTGAACCCGGCGGCGAGGTGATTGAGGTCGCCAGCAGCCTGTTGGGCGCCGGCACGGCCGTGGTCCTCCATGCCGTGACCGAGTGTGGCGTAACGATGCTGACGCTGGGGGACGGTCGCCCCTTCGAGATCGACCTTATCACCGACCCGATACCGATCGATGACGGCATCTCGATTTATCCGGATGGCAGCGACGATGCGATCGCCCGAATTGAACGGCGGTTCCTGGCACTACTTTGGCAGAGTAGGTTTGTCGGCGGTTATCAGCTGCTTATTACAGTGCGGGCAGTGCATTGACGGTGGTCGTGCCAGCCAGTCGAGGATCGCCTGCCGGATGGCAGGCAGGGTTGGTTGCGGGGGCGGTCCTCCGACTCTTTTTTTTCCGTCCCGCAGCTTTGAGGCGGCGGGATTGCAGGAAGGCGTAGGCGAGCATCGTCATCAAGGCATGTCGATGCAACCCCGGCCATGATCGCCCTTCGAAATGGTCGAGCCCCAGTTCCTCCTTGAGCTGCTGGTGGGCCTGTTCGCAGACCCACCGCGCCTTGATGGCAGCGGCAAGCTGCCGCAGCGGCGTATCGGGCGGGAGATTGGATACGTAGTATTTGCGCTCGCCGCTCGACCGTCGTTCGCCAACCAGCCAGACTTCCTCACCGGGCATGGCCTGGACACGGTTGTCAGCCATGCGGTGCCGATGGCCCTCGGCGATCCGGACGCGTCGGGCAGCGAACAGGCAGGTGAGCCGCCCCTTCGTGCCGCGGCGCCAGGCGACCTTGCGCCACGGCTCGTCGGCAAGCATGTCGGCCACCGATACCGGCGCCCGGTCAGGAATATGATATTTGCGCGGACGTCCGCCTTGAGCCTGCGGAAAGGTCAGTTCAACATCGGGTGCATAGACGGTCTGCCGGGATGACAGGCCCACCGCCCATGACAATCCCCGCTCGCTCAGCGCCTGGCGGAACGCCGTTCCCGAGCCGTATCCCGCATCGGCCAGCACGCATCCGAACCGAACGCCCGCGGCCATCACCCGGTCGATCTCGGCGATGGCGATCTCGGGCTTGCTCATCGCGGCCTGTCGTCCGGCCGGCACCCGTGCACGCTTCATACGTGCCGGATCGCTCGTCCAGTTCTCCGGCAGGAACAGGCGCAGCCCCACCATCACCGGCACCTCGCGCGATGCCAGCGTCACTGACACCAGCGACTGGCAGTTCGCGGTCTTGCCCTGCGACGACGCATATTGCGGCGCCACGCCGACCGAGGCGCGTCCCTTCTTCGGCAGCGCGGTGTCATCGATGACGAGAAAGCCCTTCGCATCGCCGACCAGCAGGTCCGCCTCCGCCAGCAGCCGGCGCTCGAGCGGCGCTGCGTCCCATGTCCCGCTGGCGATGAAATGGTGCAGCTGGTCGTAGCCGGCATCCTCCGTTCGCGCCGCCAGCGGCTGGATGCTCTTGCGGTCGCCCGGGCCGATCAGGCCGGCGATGTAGGTCGGACACATCCGCCGCTGCGCCGGGTGCGTCAGCTCGGCGAGAAACGGCGCCAGCCACGTCTCCAGATCTTGCCGCCAGCTATCCCTCGCAACCATCACGCATCGTCCCGGTCAGCATCTTCATGCCACCGGAATCAACGACGATTCCACCAGTTCCCCTACTCTGCCAAAGTAGTGCTGGCTCCTTGACTCAAAGGTGTGGCGGCCACAACATCAGTGACACAGTCGCCATACCGCATCTTTGCTGGTCTCAAGCGTCTTTTGCGTTCCCTTGCCAATCTGCGGCAGGCAGTAGAGGAAGCGGCATTTGGTCACGTCCGGAAAGAAGCCGAGTTAAGCGCTAGTAGTGATGTGGCATGGTAAGTAGAGGGTCACTTGCCCTGAACCGCGCGAGATTTGTCGGAAACCCCAACCCCTGAGAGGATTCCTCTGCGAAACGGCTCATTTGTGACAGAGGATCTGGGCGAGGCTTTCGCTGCAGGGATCCGGTACGGGCCTTGGTCAGCTTTGGCTGGCCGGTTTGGAGGGGCAGGATCGCCCCGGCTCAGCCAGCGGCAAGGATGGCGGCGCGTCTGAGATTGTAGATGGTGGCAAAGGCGAGGAAGTCTGCGGCGTTCCGCTCGATCGACAGGCATCTGGTGCGCGCCTTGCCGTAGAGGCGCTTCATGGCGCTGAAGACCGCCTCGACAGGGGCGCGCCGTCTGGCGATGAGGTGGTTGCGCCGGGCCTGCCAGCGCGGCAGCTTTGGCATGTAGCGGTGCCGGCGATGCATGATGCGATCCTTGATCCCGGCCGCCTTCAGGGCCTTGCGACGCGCCTGGCCCTCATAGGCCCGGTCGGCATAGACCGCGCCTTCGTCGCCGCAGACCAGCGCGTCGGCCCGTTCGACATCCTGGACCCTGGCCGAGGTGAAGGCCAGCTTGCGGATCAGGCCCGAGCCCTCGTCCATGCCGATAGGGAAGCGGTAGCCGAACACCGGCTTGCCGTCCTTGCGCGTCCAGTCGGCACCCGGCTCCTGGGGGTGCGGATCACCCGGCGCGATCCCGTCCCCGCGCGGGGGCTTGCGGGTCGCCTTGACCACCGAGGCATCAAGGATCGTCCCCCGCCGCAGCACCAGCCCCTGCGCATCCAGCTGCCGGTTGATCTCGGCAAAGCAGCGCTCCAGCACGTCCCCCGCCGCCGCCGCCGCGCGAAACCGGCACAGAGTCGTCTCGTCCGGCGTGCCGCCATCCAGCGCAAAGCCGCAGAACCGCCGGAACGACAGCCGGTCGAGCAGCGCCTCCTCCAGCCCGGGGTCCGACGGATCATACAACGCCTGCAGATACAGCGCCTTGACCATCGCCAGCGGCGCATAGGGCGGTCGACCCGTCCGACCCGGCCGCAGCGGCGACACCAGCGGCTCCAGCCGGCTCCAGTCGATCAGCCGCTCGATCCCCGACAGCTTCGCATTCGATCCCAAGCGCGGATCCATCAACGCTTCCACCAGCGATCGCTGCTCGACCATCACCATGCCCTCCTGCCCGCACAGTGAATCACTCAACCATCCTCATTGCCAGACGTTTCGCAGAGGAATCCTGAGAGAAAGGGCAATTTTTGTTGGGGTATATCACACCGCCGTATATCCGCCATCCGCGACGAACTCGGCTCCCGTGACGAATGCGCTAAGGTCGCTGGCAAGATATGCGACCAATGGCGCGATGTCTGTCGCTTGGCCTAGCCGCCCCAGCGGGATCAGACGAGTCCACGATGCCAGGGCCTCTTCCGGGCTAAGCGGGCGTCCCTCTGCATCAGTCGGCGGGTCCCAGCGCGCCCCCAAATTGGTCGCGACGGGTCCCGGCAGTACGCAGTTCACCCGTACACCTGAGGCCGCAAGTTCGGCGGCCACCGCCTTGCTGAGCGCCCGCACCGCGCCCTTTGTCGCGGAGTAGGCGGCATAACGCTCGCCGCCGACTTTGCCGTAGACCGAGGCGATGTTGATGATCGAACCGCCGCCAGCCTTCATCAGCGGTATCGCGGCGTGCATACCGATATAGACGCTATCGACATTGACCCGCTGTTGCCGATGAAGCCAGGCTACAGGCGCATCGACAAAGTTGCGGGACAGCATGATACCCGCGCAGTTCACCAGCACGTCGAGCCGCCCGTGTCGCGATCGGATATCATCCATGACGCGTTGCCAGTCCGTTTCGTCACCGACGTCATGTCGATGCAACGCAGCGTCCGGCCCGAAATCCGCCGCAGCGCCCTTCAAGCCGTCCTCATTGAGGTCACTGGCCTCCACGATCGCCCCCAAGGTCGCGAAAGTTCGGGCGATTTCATGGCCGATGCCGGATGCGGCCCCGGTCACCAGTGCAATCTTGCCATCAAGTCGGATCATATCTGATCTCCCACATTCGCTCGGTCGAAACATTGTCGGGTCGAGGGCTCGCCCAGCCACGGCAGTGCGTTGGCGCAATAGGCCTCCTGGGTCGGGACCCATTGATCGGGCTCGTCAAGCGTCCCGGCCTTGACGATCGTGACGCCGGGAAAGGCGTCGGCCACCGACACGATCGGCGACCCACAGCGCCCGCAGAAATGTCGGTTCACCGAAAGGCCTGTATCGCCAATGTCGCGAAAGACCTTTGTCTCGCCCTGCTGATTATAATCATCGTTGGATACGATCCCGACAACTGAGAAGGCGCTGCCCGACTGACGCTGGCAGTGACGGCAGTGGCAGATCGCGACCATCAGCGGTTCCGTCGAAATCCTATAGCGAACTGCACCGCACAAGCATCCACCTCCGCGTTCCAGCGGCTCATCGGTTTTCGTCATGACGCGGCATCTCCTGTGCGAGAAGGACAAGGAATAGTTCGCCACCCGGCAAGAATCGCCGCGACATCCTTCGCCGCACCGATCCCCCCGGGCGTCCGATCGAGCCGCGGGGCGGGCGCGGGTTGCAGCATACCGTCCTCGACGGCGTAGAGGTCGCGATGCCGGTTATGCGGATGGTTCTGCGCTTCAGCCAGCGTCAGTACGGGAACGACACAGGCATCGCTGCCCTCGAACAGCGCCGCCCAATGCGCTGCGGGACGGCTGGCGAATGTCGCTTCCAGCCACGCCGTCGTCTGCGCCCAGGCCAAACGCTCCTGCGACACGAAGGCTGGCGCATCGAGGCGGTTGCAGACGATCCGCCAGAATTGCGGTTCGATCGCGCCGATCGCAATTTCGCGGCCATCCGCACAAAGATAGCATCGATAATAGGGGGCGACGCCGCCTAGGACATTCTCTTTCCTGTCCAACGAAAGCAGGCTGGCGGGTTGTGCGCCACTGAACATCGAGAGCATCGACGCAACCCCATCGAGGATGGCCGCATCCACGACCTGCCCTTGCCCCGATCGCTCGCGTTCCAGCAACGCCAGCATGATGCCGAATAGCAGGAACATCGACCCGCCGCCGAAATCGCCGACCAGATTGAGGGGCGGCACCGCCGGTTCTCCCGGGCGTCCGATAGCGGCCAGCGCACCGGTCAACGCCAGATAGGTGATGTCATGCCCTGCCGTCCGGGCCAGCGGGCCGTCCTGCCCCCAGCCCGTCATCCGACCATATACCAGCCGCGGATTACGCTCCATCAACGCCGAAGGCCCGAGGTTCAGACGCTCCATTACGCCGGGGCGAAATCCTTCGATCACGACGTCGGCCAGATCGACGATCGCCGACGCCTCGGCCTGTCCTTCCGACGTCGTGAGATCGAACGTGATGGTCGCCCGGCCACGATCCATGACGGGGTTGGGCCACCCATTCCCGCCGGGCCGGTCGATCCGCAGGACATCCGCGCCGTGATCGGCCAACAGCATGGCGCAATGCGGACCGGGGCCGATGCCGACGAACTCGACGACCCGCAGTCCAGCCAGCGCCCCGCCGGCCGCGTCAGATGAGATCGCGCCCACCATTAATCCTCGGGCGCAATACGTATCCGGCAACTCGTGCCCATATCGCGGATCGCGAGTTGGCAAGCGAGACGGGATCGGTCGGTACGATAGGCGCTGCTGTCGAGCAGATCGTCCTCGTCGGGACCGGGCGGCGGCAGGTCTTCGCCCCCCGCCTCGATATAGACGTGGCAGGTCGCGCAGGAACAGCATCCGCCGCACATCGCCAGCAGTTCATCGACACCCGCATCGCGGATCGCTTCCATGACACTGACATCGGCAGCGCCCTCGACCTCGATACGGTCGCCGTCGCGGGTAATGACCTCGATCGTTGCCATTACGCCGTTCCCTGCGAGATGAAGCCCGACAGGCGCGCCGCGATCAGATTTTGCGCATCGCCGACGATCCTCTCGATCAGTTGGCGACAGGTCGGCACGTCATGGATCAGCCCCTGCACCTGCCCGGCCCAGACCAGCCCCGCGTCCAGATCGCCGGTTTCCAGGGCGGCCCGTCCCTTGGCGCCGGACACCAGCGGCCGGATATCCTCGAATACGGCGTCGGGCCGCGCGGAGATTTCCACGACCTGATCCGACACGCTGGTCTTGGCCACCCGTCCGGTATTGTGGAAGCGGCGGAAAATCAGGTTGGTCGCGCGTTCGTCGTTGGCGACGATCAGCTGCTTGACCGCGTCATGGATCGGGGCCTCGACCGTCGCGCAGAAGCGGGTGCCCATGTTGATACCCTCCGCGCCCAGCGCCAGCGCGGCCACCAAGCCCCGGCCATCCGCGAAACCGCCGCTCGCCAGCATCGGGATTTTCACCTGGTCGGCGGCGGCGGGGATCAGGACCAGGCCCGGAATATCGTCCTCGCCCGGATGCCCCGCACATTCGAACCCGTCGATCGAGATGATGTCGACGCCCATCCGCTCGGCCGACAGCGCGTGGCGGACCGCAGTGCATTTGTGGATGACGGTAATGCCGTGCGCCTTGAAGTCCTCGACATGCTCCTGGGGCCTGTGGCCCGCCGTCTCGACAATCCGCACGCCGCTGTCGATGATCGCGCGGCGGTACTCGGCATAGGGCGGCGGCGTGACCGAGGGCAGGATGGTCAGGTTCACCCCGAACGGCTTGTCGGTCAGGGTCCGGCACCGTTCGATCTCGCGGCGCAGGTCGTCGGGCGTCGGCTGGGTCAGTGCGGTCAGCATCCCCAGTCCGCCAGCATTGGACACCGCTGAGGCCAGCTCGGCGCGGCCGACCCACATCATGCCGCCCTGGACGATGGGATGCGCGATGCCCAGCATGTGGGTGACACGCGTCGCGAGCGCCATCACAGCGCCTCCACGATGGTGACGTTGGCGATGCCGCCGCCCTCGCACATGGTCTGAAGGCCATAACGCTTGCCGCGTGCGCGCAGGGCGTGGATCAGCGTCGCCATCAGCTTGGTGCCGCTCGCGCCCAAAGGATGGCCGAGGGCGATGGCGCCACCATGGACGTTCAGCTTCGCCGGATCGCCGCCGACATGGTGGAGCCAGGCGAGCGGCACGGGGGCGAACGCCTCGTTCACCTCGTACAGGTCGATCTCGTCGATCGACAGCCCGCTCTTCTTCAGCGCCTTGTCGGTCGCGAACAGCGGCTCCTCCAGCATGATGACCGGGTCGCCCGCGGTCACCGTCATGTCGACGATCCGCGCGATCGGGGTGAGGTTGTGCGCCTTCAAAGCCCGCTCACTCACGACCAGCACGCCGCTCGCCCCGTCGCAAATCTGACTGGCGTTGGCCGCCGAGATCATGCCGCCTTCCTGGAGCAGCTTCACCGCACCGATGCTCTCCAGTGTCGCGTCATAGCGGATGCCCTCGTCACGGACATGCGGTTCGCCATCGACCAGCACCGGGACGATCTCGTCGGCAAAGCCCCCTGCCTCGGTAGCGGCGGCGGCGCGGCGGTGGCTCTCCAGCGCGAAACGATCGAGCACCTCGCGGTCGAAGCCATATTTGCGCGCGATCATCTCGGCGCCGGCGAACTGACTGAATTCCTTGACGCCGAAGCGTTCGGCGATGCTGGGGCTGACCGGACCGATGCCGATGCCTTCGCGCTGGTGGAAGCTGAGGTTGGAGAACATCGGCACCCGGCTCATGCTCTCGGTGCCCGCTGCGATCACCACGTCCTGCGTGCCCGACATGACCGCCTGCGCGGCGAATTGCACCGCCTGCTGCGACGATCCGCATTGCCGGTCGATGGTGACGGCGGGCACGCTGTCGGGCAGTTTCGACGCGAGCACGGCGTTGCGGGCAAAGGCGAAGGCCTGCTCGCCCGCCTGGGTGACGCAGCCCAGGATGACGTCGTCGATCGCCGCCGGGTCCAGGTCGTTGCGGTCGACCAGCGCGTTCAGGACATAAGCGGCGAGGTCCGCCGGATGGACGCCGGACAGACGCCCGTTGCGGCGGCCCCCGGCGGTGCGAACGGCGTCTACGATATAGGCATCGGCCATGTCAGGCTCCTTTAAAGTCGGGTTTGCGGCGTTCGACAAAGGCGGCGATCCCCTCGCGCGCCTCGGGCTGGGTTCCGGCATGAGCGATGGTCCGCGCCTCGCGGTCCAGATGATCGGGGAGACTCGCGGTCGCGCTGTCGATCATCAGGCGACGGGCGGCACCTAGGACAGCGGTCGGCGCGGCGATCAGACGCGCGGCCAGCGCTTCGGCCTCGCTTAGTAGATCGTCGTCCTCGACCATGCGCGTGACCATGCCGATCCGCTCGGCCTGCTCGGCGCTGATCCGCTCGTTGCTCAGGATGATCGCCTGCGCCCGGCG
This window harbors:
- a CDS encoding IS701 family transposase; its protein translation is MVARDSWRQDLETWLAPFLAELTHPAQRRMCPTYIAGLIGPGDRKSIQPLAARTEDAGYDQLHHFIASGTWDAAPLERRLLAEADLLVGDAKGFLVIDDTALPKKGRASVGVAPQYASSQGKTANCQSLVSVTLASREVPVMVGLRLFLPENWTSDPARMKRARVPAGRQAAMSKPEIAIAEIDRVMAAGVRFGCVLADAGYGSGTAFRQALSERGLSWAVGLSSRQTVYAPDVELTFPQAQGGRPRKYHIPDRAPVSVADMLADEPWRKVAWRRGTKGRLTCLFAARRVRIAEGHRHRMADNRVQAMPGEEVWLVGERRSSGERKYYVSNLPPDTPLRQLAAAIKARWVCEQAHQQLKEELGLDHFEGRSWPGLHRHALMTMLAYAFLQSRRLKAAGRKKKSRRTAPATNPACHPAGDPRLAGTTTVNALPAL
- a CDS encoding SDR family NAD(P)-dependent oxidoreductase, with amino-acid sequence MIRLDGKIALVTGAASGIGHEIARTFATLGAIVEASDLNEDGLKGAAADFGPDAALHRHDVGDETDWQRVMDDIRSRHGRLDVLVNCAGIMLSRNFVDAPVAWLHRQQRVNVDSVYIGMHAAIPLMKAGGGSIINIASVYGKVGGERYAAYSATKGAVRALSKAVAAELAASGVRVNCVLPGPVATNLGARWDPPTDAEGRPLSPEEALASWTRLIPLGRLGQATDIAPLVAYLASDLSAFVTGAEFVADGGYTAV
- a CDS encoding nitronate monooxygenase family protein; this translates as MALATRVTHMLGIAHPIVQGGMMWVGRAELASAVSNAGGLGMLTALTQPTPDDLRREIERCRTLTDKPFGVNLTILPSVTPPPYAEYRRAIIDSGVRIVETAGHRPQEHVEDFKAHGITVIHKCTAVRHALSAERMGVDIISIDGFECAGHPGEDDIPGLVLIPAAADQVKIPMLASGGFADGRGLVAALALGAEGINMGTRFCATVEAPIHDAVKQLIVANDERATNLIFRRFHNTGRVAKTSVSDQVVEISARPDAVFEDIRPLVSGAKGRAALETGDLDAGLVWAGQVQGLIHDVPTCRQLIERIVGDAQNLIAARLSGFISQGTA
- a CDS encoding IS5 family transposase — its product is MSDSLCGQEGMVMVEQRSLVEALMDPRLGSNAKLSGIERLIDWSRLEPLVSPLRPGRTGRPPYAPLAMVKALYLQALYDPSDPGLEEALLDRLSFRRFCGFALDGGTPDETTLCRFRAAAAAGDVLERCFAEINRQLDAQGLVLRRGTILDASVVKATRKPPRGDGIAPGDPHPQEPGADWTRKDGKPVFGYRFPIGMDEGSGLIRKLAFTSARVQDVERADALVCGDEGAVYADRAYEGQARRKALKAAGIKDRIMHRRHRYMPKLPRWQARRNHLIARRRAPVEAVFSAMKRLYGKARTRCLSIERNAADFLAFATIYNLRRAAILAAG
- a CDS encoding 2Fe-2S iron-sulfur cluster-binding protein; this encodes MATIEVITRDGDRIEVEGAADVSVMEAIRDAGVDELLAMCGGCCSCATCHVYIEAGGEDLPPPGPDEDDLLDSSAYRTDRSRLACQLAIRDMGTSCRIRIAPED
- a CDS encoding GFA family protein: MVAICHCRHCQRQSGSAFSVVGIVSNDDYNQQGETKVFRDIGDTGLSVNRHFCGRCGSPIVSVADAFPGVTIVKAGTLDEPDQWVPTQEAYCANALPWLGEPSTRQCFDRANVGDQI
- a CDS encoding PLP-dependent aminotransferase family protein codes for the protein MKADPSGAEGNKVQRIVQAVRDAMADGGLTPGQRLPSIRGMAAEHGVSRDTVQRAYDKLVAGGNIHPRRGAGFYVAVTTTPPTRNKTLRTVDLDAFQLIHSDLPPDHVPGSGLLHHDDASVDELARVLKGAATLGKRLGRYGDPAGYPPLREELQNKLRMEGVDAPIDSIMTVPGCIAGLTLFIRSFVRYRTPVLIEDPSSFAHEAALLAQGAEIYRIPREADGPNLEVLRLMCERHRPKMFLLSSLLQNPTGTSISLHKARKLLEIAAEFDMALVDDASYADLAPATDGRPAVPLILLDQLEHVIHIGGCSQILAPEIGVGYIVAGERFMPLLRVFRPVQGLGNMLIPERVLYRFLHDGLYRRRCERIRSQLLRRGVTLRHLLASTPVKPAQPTATGGTFLWANLGEGNDSRHVAKQMLAKGYLTAPGSHFLMPKMGRPFMRFNVTTTTPAAIDALVACLTNL
- a CDS encoding DUF6538 domain-containing protein, with translation MGRRQVRRSLKTRDPAEAKRLFVLAHAELEQEMAAAEARIAAQKVADEISPERAKIIVDDFIRDRHSSGRWSRWPTLGLVWWLEDTARRVFNTDFPLAGLPMDDSPEALAAKRGEPVPGDCWLDVVRMYPPAEWLKASGMVLADVFEDQDPPIKRIPANELLIMQAWNARVLEDNDRLRADVAAPRRIAVKPRLRPDLRFRELLQLWNKENAPRPQSYVEVERATEDLIDYLGDIPVESFTSDMLMDYRDEAKNLPATMPRADRALPFNERLARHAHSGTPRVSPPTLKKRIGSIQALLSFAHQQRWISQNVGTGVKITGFSRVARGRRSFMPGELAQLFASDLFLRPERLLDRRTDVSDVTLYWLFLLGLTSGARLEEVGQARVQDVKADGGILYIDIDDLMDAEADPNLPEKSVKTSGSRRIIPIHEHVLTVSGSSPQHLRQADQGGQPPAQPLHQCRRQYGCAAGLPLAAPPLQGRGARRRCAGARARSAVRPCPRDGWRSLR
- a CDS encoding CaiB/BaiF CoA-transferase family protein, whose amino-acid sequence is MVGAISSDAAGGALAGLRVVEFVGIGPGPHCAMLLADHGADVLRIDRPGGNGWPNPVMDRGRATITFDLTTSEGQAEASAIVDLADVVIEGFRPGVMERLNLGPSALMERNPRLVYGRMTGWGQDGPLARTAGHDITYLALTGALAAIGRPGEPAVPPLNLVGDFGGGSMFLLFGIMLALLERERSGQGQVVDAAILDGVASMLSMFSGAQPASLLSLDRKENVLGGVAPYYRCYLCADGREIAIGAIEPQFWRIVCNRLDAPAFVSQERLAWAQTTAWLEATFASRPAAHWAALFEGSDACVVPVLTLAEAQNHPHNRHRDLYAVEDGMLQPAPAPRLDRTPGGIGAAKDVAAILAGWRTIPCPSRTGDAAS